In one Balaenoptera musculus isolate JJ_BM4_2016_0621 chromosome 2, mBalMus1.pri.v3, whole genome shotgun sequence genomic region, the following are encoded:
- the PYGO1 gene encoding pygopus homolog 1 isoform X1 produces MSAEQEKDPISLKRVRGGDSGLDGLGGPGVQLGSPDKKKRKTNTQGPSFPPLSEYAPPPNPNSDHLVAANPFDDNYNTISYKPLPSSNPYLGPGYPGFGGYSTFRMPPHVPPRMSSPYCGPYSLRNQPHPFPQNPLGMGFNRPHAFNFGPHDNSSFGNPSYNNALSQNVNMPNQHFRQNPAENFNQIPPQNASQISNPDLASNFVPGNNSNFSSPLESNHSFIPPPNTFGQAKAPPPKQDFSQGATKNTNQNSSAHPPHLNMDDTVNQSNIELKNVNRNNVVNQENSRSSSTEATNNSHANGTQSKPRQPRGAADTCTTEKSNKSSLHPSRHGHSSSDPVYPCGICTNEVNDDQDAILCEASCQKWFHRICTGMTETAYGLLTAEASAVWGCDTCMADKDVQLMRTRETFGPPAVGSDA; encoded by the exons ATGTCAGCAGAACAGGAGAAGGATCCCATTTCGCTGAAGAGAGTTCGAG gtGGTGATAGCGGACTGGATGGGTTAGGAGGACCAGGTGTACAACTAGGAAGCCCAGATAAGAAAAAGCGCAAGACAAATACCCAG GGGCCTTCTTTTCCTCCATTGTCTGAGTATGCTCCACCACCAAATCCAAACTCTGACCATCTAGTGGCTGCTAATCCATTTGATGACAACTATAATACTATTTCCTATAAACCACTACCTTCGTCAAATCCATATCTTGGCCCTGGTTATCCTGGCTTTGGAGGCTACAGCACATTCAGAATGCCACCTCACGTTCCTCCAAGAATGTCTTCCCCATACTGTGGTCCTTACTCACTCAGGAATCAGCCACACCCATTTCCTCAGAATCCTTTGGGCATGGGTTTTAATCGACCTCATGCTTTTAATTTTGGGCCACATGATAATTCGAGTTTTGGAAACCCATCTTATAATAATGCACTAAGTCAGAATGTTAACATGCCTAATCAACATTTTAGACAAAATCCTGCTGAAAACTTCAATCAGATTCCTCCACAGAATGCTAGCCAAATATCTAACCCTGACTTGGCATCTAACTTTGTCCctggaaataattcaaattttagtTCTCCATTAGAATCTAATCATTCTTTTATTCCTCCCCCAAACACTTTTGGGCAAGCAAAAGCACCACCCCCAAAACAAGACTTTAGTCAAGGAGCAACCAAAAACACTAATCAAAATTCCTCTGCTCATCCACCTCACTTAAATATGGATGACACAGTGAATCAGAGtaatattgaattaaaaaatgtgaatCGAAACAATGTCGTAAATCAAGAGAATAGCCGTTCGAGTAGCACTGAAGCTACAAACAACAGCCATGCAAACGGGACACAGAGTAAGCCACGACAGCCTAGAGGTGCCGCAGATACATGCACCACTGAGAAAAGCAATAAATCCTCTCTCCACCCAAGCCGTCATGGGCATTCTTCTTCTGACCCAGTGTATCCTTGTGGAATTTGTACAAATGAAGTGAATGATGATCAGGATGCCATCTTATGTGAAGCCTCTTGTCAGAAATGGTTTCATCGGATCTGCACTGGAATGACTGAAACAGCTTATGGCCTCCTAACGGCAGAAGCGTCAGCAGTATGGGGCTGTGATACCTGTATGGCTGACAAAGATGTCCAGTTAATGCGCACTAGAGAAACTTTTGGTCCCCCCGCAGTGGGCAGTGATGCTTAA
- the PYGO1 gene encoding pygopus homolog 1 isoform X2 has product MPSTPASKKSGDSGLDGLGGPGVQLGSPDKKKRKTNTQGPSFPPLSEYAPPPNPNSDHLVAANPFDDNYNTISYKPLPSSNPYLGPGYPGFGGYSTFRMPPHVPPRMSSPYCGPYSLRNQPHPFPQNPLGMGFNRPHAFNFGPHDNSSFGNPSYNNALSQNVNMPNQHFRQNPAENFNQIPPQNASQISNPDLASNFVPGNNSNFSSPLESNHSFIPPPNTFGQAKAPPPKQDFSQGATKNTNQNSSAHPPHLNMDDTVNQSNIELKNVNRNNVVNQENSRSSSTEATNNSHANGTQSKPRQPRGAADTCTTEKSNKSSLHPSRHGHSSSDPVYPCGICTNEVNDDQDAILCEASCQKWFHRICTGMTETAYGLLTAEASAVWGCDTCMADKDVQLMRTRETFGPPAVGSDA; this is encoded by the exons ATGCCCTCCACCCCCGCCTCAAAAAAAA gtGGTGATAGCGGACTGGATGGGTTAGGAGGACCAGGTGTACAACTAGGAAGCCCAGATAAGAAAAAGCGCAAGACAAATACCCAG GGGCCTTCTTTTCCTCCATTGTCTGAGTATGCTCCACCACCAAATCCAAACTCTGACCATCTAGTGGCTGCTAATCCATTTGATGACAACTATAATACTATTTCCTATAAACCACTACCTTCGTCAAATCCATATCTTGGCCCTGGTTATCCTGGCTTTGGAGGCTACAGCACATTCAGAATGCCACCTCACGTTCCTCCAAGAATGTCTTCCCCATACTGTGGTCCTTACTCACTCAGGAATCAGCCACACCCATTTCCTCAGAATCCTTTGGGCATGGGTTTTAATCGACCTCATGCTTTTAATTTTGGGCCACATGATAATTCGAGTTTTGGAAACCCATCTTATAATAATGCACTAAGTCAGAATGTTAACATGCCTAATCAACATTTTAGACAAAATCCTGCTGAAAACTTCAATCAGATTCCTCCACAGAATGCTAGCCAAATATCTAACCCTGACTTGGCATCTAACTTTGTCCctggaaataattcaaattttagtTCTCCATTAGAATCTAATCATTCTTTTATTCCTCCCCCAAACACTTTTGGGCAAGCAAAAGCACCACCCCCAAAACAAGACTTTAGTCAAGGAGCAACCAAAAACACTAATCAAAATTCCTCTGCTCATCCACCTCACTTAAATATGGATGACACAGTGAATCAGAGtaatattgaattaaaaaatgtgaatCGAAACAATGTCGTAAATCAAGAGAATAGCCGTTCGAGTAGCACTGAAGCTACAAACAACAGCCATGCAAACGGGACACAGAGTAAGCCACGACAGCCTAGAGGTGCCGCAGATACATGCACCACTGAGAAAAGCAATAAATCCTCTCTCCACCCAAGCCGTCATGGGCATTCTTCTTCTGACCCAGTGTATCCTTGTGGAATTTGTACAAATGAAGTGAATGATGATCAGGATGCCATCTTATGTGAAGCCTCTTGTCAGAAATGGTTTCATCGGATCTGCACTGGAATGACTGAAACAGCTTATGGCCTCCTAACGGCAGAAGCGTCAGCAGTATGGGGCTGTGATACCTGTATGGCTGACAAAGATGTCCAGTTAATGCGCACTAGAGAAACTTTTGGTCCCCCCGCAGTGGGCAGTGATGCTTAA